The following coding sequences lie in one Euhalothece natronophila Z-M001 genomic window:
- a CDS encoding prepilin peptidase, which translates to MEIFAEFIIITLVFILGAAIGSFLNVVIYRIPAQLSLLYPPSRCPVCLHKLGKTENVPILGWLWLRGKCRHCKTPISPRYPIIETVTALLFVAVYLHFDLSVTTFAYWAFLSWLLALSLIDYDTMTLPNSLTQSGLIIGLGYQGINGWYGENLGIPEQLMSGIIGAVLGIWLFDIITLVASGILGQAAMGGGDAKLAGMMGAWLGWKLLLVGCFLACAMGAFIGGGAIALGILSRRDPMPFGPFLALGGAIAVFYGQSLISLYVDLFFPAF; encoded by the coding sequence ATGGAAATTTTTGCTGAGTTCATCATTATCACTCTGGTGTTCATATTAGGCGCAGCGATTGGTAGTTTTTTGAATGTGGTTATCTATCGCATTCCGGCTCAACTTTCTTTACTTTACCCTCCTTCTCGCTGCCCCGTTTGTCTCCATAAACTGGGAAAAACTGAGAATGTGCCCATTTTAGGTTGGTTATGGCTACGAGGAAAATGCCGTCACTGCAAAACCCCCATCTCTCCTCGTTACCCCATTATTGAAACCGTTACTGCTTTATTATTTGTAGCGGTTTATTTGCATTTTGATCTTAGTGTCACTACCTTTGCTTATTGGGCATTTTTAAGCTGGCTATTAGCTCTATCTCTCATTGATTATGACACTATGACTTTACCGAATTCCTTAACCCAATCAGGGTTAATCATTGGCTTGGGATATCAAGGGATCAACGGCTGGTATGGAGAAAACTTAGGGATACCAGAACAACTAATGAGTGGAATTATCGGAGCCGTGTTAGGAATTTGGCTATTTGATATTATTACCTTAGTTGCTTCTGGAATATTAGGGCAAGCAGCTATGGGAGGAGGCGATGCTAAATTAGCAGGGATGATGGGGGCTTGGTTAGGTTGGAAATTATTACTGGTAGGGTGTTTTCTGGCTTGTGCTATGGGGGCATTTATTGGCGGAGGCGCGATCGCGTTAGGGATTCTCTCTCGTCGGGATCCGATGCCGTTTGGCCCTTTTTTAGCTTTAGGAGGCGCGATCGCTGTTTTTTATGGGCAAAGTTTAATTTCTCTTTATGTGGATCTCTTTTTCCCCGCCTTTTAA
- a CDS encoding rhodanese-like domain-containing protein translates to MTSGIFPQPAPFKEKSRVYDLKSRLDWGEPALTIIDVRDRATFNQGHIMGAISFPSEEVVSRVNTNLERDRDIYVYSETDEETAAVATRLREAGFKRVAELTGGIGAWKAADYPVEATSTVA, encoded by the coding sequence ATGACTTCTGGAATATTTCCACAACCTGCCCCCTTTAAGGAAAAGTCTCGCGTCTATGATCTCAAGAGTCGCTTAGACTGGGGAGAACCGGCTTTAACCATTATTGATGTGCGCGATCGCGCCACCTTTAACCAAGGTCACATTATGGGCGCAATCTCTTTTCCTAGCGAAGAAGTTGTGTCTCGGGTTAATACTAATTTAGAGCGCGATCGGGATATCTATGTTTATTCTGAGACAGATGAAGAAACAGCAGCAGTAGCAACCCGCTTAAGAGAGGCTGGTTTTAAGCGAGTTGCTGAACTAACAGGGGGAATAGGAGCTTGGAAAGCAGCAGATTATCCTGTAGAAGCTACTTCCACTGTTGCCTAA
- a CDS encoding UDP-N-acetylmuramoyl-tripeptide--D-alanyl-D-alanine ligase → MAIELTLSILANVIKPVQVICPDQEKVSVVTGINTDTRTLQKGEIFIALVGEKFDGHQFIQKALQSGVSALILNENFLGEVSASVPQFYVKNTLTAYQQIAQWWRQQYTIPVIAITGSVGKTTTKELIAATLGQYGKVLKTEANYNNEIGVPKTLLGLTSEYDYAVIEMAMRAQGEIAQLTQIAQPNIGVITNVGTAHIGRLGSREAIAQAKCELLAEMPKTGIAILNQDNQRLMATASTIWTGKTLTYGLEGGDILGQLVDTDTLQVGNERFPLPLSGTHNASNYLAAITVAKALNLDLTQLQTEIPVTLPGARSRRYSLPNDILLLDETYNAGLESMIAALNLLKATPGKRHIAVLGTMKELGSESATLHREVGETVSNLNLDQVFILVDEPETEEIAKAAHPVKSECFQNKTELAQRLKEILAPRDRVLFKASNSVGLEEVLQAITN, encoded by the coding sequence ATGGCAATAGAACTTACCCTATCTATTCTAGCAAATGTTATCAAACCCGTTCAGGTGATCTGCCCTGATCAAGAAAAAGTGTCAGTGGTAACTGGAATTAACACAGATACTCGTACCCTACAAAAAGGGGAAATATTTATTGCCTTAGTGGGAGAAAAATTTGATGGCCATCAATTTATTCAAAAAGCATTACAAAGTGGTGTTAGTGCGCTCATTCTTAATGAAAATTTTTTGGGAGAAGTTTCCGCAAGTGTCCCCCAATTTTATGTCAAAAATACCTTAACGGCTTATCAACAAATTGCTCAATGGTGGCGACAACAATATACGATTCCCGTTATTGCAATAACAGGATCAGTGGGTAAAACAACGACGAAAGAGCTAATTGCTGCGACTTTGGGGCAATACGGTAAGGTCTTAAAAACTGAGGCAAATTATAACAATGAAATTGGTGTTCCCAAAACCCTATTAGGATTAACTTCTGAATATGATTATGCTGTGATTGAAATGGCAATGCGTGCTCAAGGTGAAATTGCCCAATTAACTCAGATCGCACAGCCGAATATTGGTGTAATTACTAATGTGGGAACTGCCCATATTGGTCGCTTAGGATCAAGAGAAGCAATCGCGCAGGCTAAATGTGAACTCCTAGCAGAAATGCCCAAAACGGGAATAGCAATCCTTAATCAGGATAACCAACGTTTAATGGCGACAGCAAGCACAATTTGGACAGGGAAAACCCTCACCTATGGCTTAGAAGGGGGAGACATCCTTGGGCAGTTAGTTGATACAGACACCTTACAAGTGGGCAATGAGAGATTCCCATTACCGTTATCTGGAACCCATAATGCTTCTAATTATCTTGCCGCGATCACAGTGGCAAAGGCGCTTAATTTGGATCTGACTCAATTGCAAACGGAAATCCCTGTTACCCTACCTGGGGCGCGATCGCGCCGTTATTCTCTTCCCAACGATATTTTACTCCTCGATGAAACTTATAATGCGGGGTTAGAATCCATGATTGCTGCCCTAAACTTATTAAAAGCAACTCCCGGTAAGCGTCATATTGCTGTTTTAGGCACAATGAAAGAATTAGGAAGTGAATCGGCTACCCTGCATCGAGAAGTAGGAGAAACCGTGTCAAACCTGAATTTAGATCAAGTTTTCATTCTAGTAGATGAACCGGAAACGGAAGAAATCGCCAAGGCAGCGCATCCAGTCAAGAGTGAATGTTTCCAAAATAAGACCGAGTTAGCCCAGCGATTAAAAGAAATTCTAGCACCGCGCGATCGCGTTCTTTTTAAAGCTTCTAATTCTGTGGGCTTAGAAGAGGTTTTACAAGCAATCACTAATTGA
- a CDS encoding late competence development ComFB family protein, producing MTIQSIVNQALEEGQLTSAMEAEISRICESAEELSSEEYTALDQLMSALLNGKVVATHRKQFINVMEELVLSEALTLASEVEIASNESIDIGDITAYALNRLPPLYATTEEGAKYQKERAKNELQGLINQQVREAITHHVSNDKALSNRQALGQDNGGNEVVKQISSLLQTYAGHYEPK from the coding sequence ATGACTATTCAAAGTATTGTCAATCAAGCCTTAGAAGAAGGACAACTAACTTCTGCCATGGAAGCAGAAATTAGTCGCATTTGTGAAAGTGCTGAAGAACTCTCTTCCGAGGAATATACTGCTTTAGATCAACTCATGTCGGCTTTGTTGAATGGCAAAGTTGTGGCAACTCATCGTAAGCAGTTTATTAATGTTATGGAAGAATTAGTTTTAAGTGAAGCTTTAACCCTAGCCTCGGAAGTTGAGATAGCCAGTAATGAATCAATCGATATTGGGGATATTACTGCTTATGCTTTAAATCGTTTGCCCCCTTTGTATGCCACTACAGAAGAAGGGGCAAAGTATCAAAAAGAACGAGCTAAAAATGAATTACAGGGGTTAATTAATCAGCAAGTGCGGGAAGCCATTACTCATCACGTCAGTAATGATAAAGCTTTGTCAAATCGTCAGGCTTTAGGGCAAGATAATGGTGGAAATGAAGTGGTGAAACAAATTAGTAGTTTATTACAAACTTATGCTGGGCATTATGAACCGAAATAA
- a CDS encoding M23 family metallopeptidase, which yields MGFNYQGFGLFIGLLAWTLPVKALEVTINPENPQLGDTVSVIMETNSEEEKPKVSWGEQTYPVFSIGENQYRTLIPTTPLDNSGRIPLTIEGETTTRNLAVWLRDRNFPTQHIRLAGGGVSATEVELERIAEFKEIVSPEKHWNGAFMRPSSGSVSTVFGVRRYYNGRFAENYYHRGVDYAAPTGSPIIAPADGEVVLVGRENEGFRVHGNTIGVDHGQGILSIFLHLHEINVNDGDFVTAGQQIGTVGTTGTSTGPHLHWGLYVNGKSVDPVPWRSGEIQ from the coding sequence ATGGGATTCAATTATCAAGGCTTCGGGTTGTTTATTGGATTACTTGCTTGGACACTTCCGGTTAAAGCGCTAGAAGTAACGATTAATCCTGAAAATCCCCAACTGGGGGACACGGTTTCTGTGATTATGGAAACTAACTCCGAAGAAGAAAAACCTAAGGTAAGTTGGGGAGAGCAAACTTATCCTGTATTTTCCATCGGAGAGAATCAATATCGCACGTTAATTCCTACAACTCCCTTAGATAATTCTGGGAGAATTCCATTAACCATTGAAGGGGAAACCACAACCCGTAATTTGGCAGTTTGGCTGCGCGATCGGAATTTTCCCACCCAACACATTCGGCTAGCTGGCGGTGGCGTAAGCGCAACAGAAGTAGAGTTAGAACGTATAGCGGAATTTAAGGAAATTGTTAGCCCTGAGAAACATTGGAATGGTGCATTTATGCGTCCCAGCAGTGGATCAGTTTCTACAGTGTTTGGTGTTCGTCGTTACTACAATGGGAGATTTGCAGAGAATTATTATCACCGAGGCGTTGATTATGCCGCTCCCACGGGATCCCCTATAATTGCCCCAGCAGATGGGGAAGTTGTTTTAGTAGGAAGAGAAAACGAAGGATTCCGCGTTCATGGGAATACAATTGGCGTTGATCATGGTCAAGGAATTCTTAGTATATTTTTACACTTGCATGAAATCAACGTAAATGACGGGGATTTTGTCACTGCCGGCCAACAAATTGGTACAGTAGGAACCACAGGAACTTCCACAGGACCTCATTTACATTGGGGGCTATATGTGAACGGAAAATCAGTTGATCCTGTTCCGTGGCGTTCTGGAGAAATTCAATAA
- a CDS encoding Hfq-related RNA-binding protein — protein sequence MTEFDTGLPSIRMIQNLIKEEKDVEIKLLSEDLIVGRVLWQDQHCLCLVDHYDQSTLVWRQCIAYLKPKA from the coding sequence ATGACTGAATTTGATACTGGCTTACCAAGCATTCGCATGATACAAAATCTTATTAAAGAAGAAAAGGATGTAGAAATCAAACTCCTGAGCGAAGATTTAATTGTTGGGCGAGTTTTATGGCAAGATCAACATTGTTTATGTCTTGTTGATCATTATGACCAATCCACTCTAGTTTGGCGACAATGCATTGCTTATCTTAAACCTAAAGCTTAA
- the dapF gene encoding diaminopimelate epimerase, which produces MKINFTKYHGLGNDFILIDNRHDSTPCLTPEQAMKICDRHFGIGADGVIFALPPQESSDYTMRIYNSDGSEPEMCGNGIRCLAQFLASLEGKKNSNHTYNIHTLGGIICPQLQGEENVKVNMGQPYLHPTEIPTTLASGQEKAINQPLSVQEQNWQVTCVSMGNPHCITFVDKVDEIPLEKIGPHFENHSAFPKRINTEFIEVVRPNYLKMRVWERGAGITLACGTGACASVVAGVLTGNSDRACTVELPGGCLDIEWSAEDNHVYMTGPATKVFEGVYLYPS; this is translated from the coding sequence ATGAAAATTAACTTTACCAAATATCACGGCCTTGGCAATGATTTTATTTTAATTGATAACAGACATGATTCTACTCCTTGTTTGACTCCAGAACAAGCCATGAAAATCTGCGATCGTCATTTTGGAATTGGCGCGGATGGGGTGATTTTTGCCCTTCCTCCTCAAGAAAGCAGTGACTATACCATGCGTATTTATAATTCTGATGGCTCTGAACCAGAAATGTGCGGAAATGGCATTCGCTGTTTAGCTCAATTTCTTGCCTCTCTAGAAGGGAAGAAGAATAGCAACCATACCTATAATATTCATACCTTAGGTGGGATAATTTGCCCCCAGTTGCAAGGAGAAGAAAATGTAAAAGTTAATATGGGGCAACCCTATTTACACCCTACAGAAATTCCCACTACCTTGGCTTCTGGCCAAGAAAAAGCAATTAACCAACCTTTATCAGTGCAAGAACAAAACTGGCAAGTTACTTGTGTCAGCATGGGGAACCCTCATTGTATTACTTTTGTGGACAAGGTTGATGAAATTCCCTTAGAAAAAATTGGTCCTCACTTTGAAAACCACTCGGCTTTTCCTAAGCGAATTAATACCGAATTTATTGAGGTGGTGCGTCCTAATTATCTAAAAATGAGAGTGTGGGAACGTGGAGCGGGAATTACCCTCGCTTGTGGAACAGGAGCTTGTGCTTCAGTGGTGGCAGGGGTGTTAACAGGTAACAGCGATCGCGCTTGCACTGTAGAACTCCCCGGTGGCTGTCTTGACATTGAATGGTCTGCTGAAGACAATCATGTTTATATGACCGGCCCAGCAACCAAAGTTTTTGAAGGAGTTTACCTATACCCGTCTTAA
- a CDS encoding PHP domain-containing protein produces MLTTSFRPQIPPLKGQDTLTLKEIWRTIDAESCPHYYNFHMHTVYSDGQLTPEEVIEQALAINLQGLAITDHHTVDGYYIAYEYLKRTHQQANSLPKLWTGVEITALLLDTEVHILGYGFNPENPSIRSYLQGDEPAGKMAEAEAVINAIHDAGGLVVLAHPERYRRSAKALIPRAVKLGIDGVETYYAYKNTLPWTPSPKQTAIVKALSDRYGLFNTCGTDTHGLNLLRRV; encoded by the coding sequence ATGCTGACAACTTCTTTTCGTCCTCAAATTCCCCCGCTAAAAGGGCAAGATACCCTTACTCTAAAAGAAATTTGGCGAACCATTGATGCGGAAAGTTGTCCTCATTACTATAACTTCCACATGCACACTGTTTATTCTGATGGACAGCTTACTCCCGAAGAGGTGATTGAACAAGCCCTCGCTATTAATTTACAAGGACTCGCAATTACCGATCATCATACAGTTGATGGTTATTATATCGCCTATGAGTACTTAAAAAGAACTCATCAGCAGGCTAACTCGCTTCCAAAACTATGGACAGGGGTAGAAATTACTGCTCTATTGTTAGATACAGAAGTTCATATTCTTGGTTATGGGTTTAATCCTGAAAATCCTTCTATTCGCTCCTATTTACAGGGAGACGAACCTGCAGGGAAAATGGCAGAAGCAGAAGCAGTGATCAATGCGATTCATGATGCTGGCGGGCTGGTGGTTTTAGCACACCCAGAACGTTATCGCCGTTCTGCTAAAGCCTTAATTCCCCGAGCTGTCAAATTAGGAATTGACGGTGTGGAAACTTACTATGCTTATAAAAATACCCTTCCTTGGACTCCTAGCCCGAAACAAACTGCGATCGTGAAAGCCTTAAGTGACCGTTATGGCTTATTTAATACTTGTGGCACAGATACCCACGGTTTGAATTTATTAAGACGGGTATAG
- a CDS encoding saccharopine dehydrogenase family protein → MSQNVLVIGGTGNIGQCIAKDIVQCTDAKVTVTGRNSSYKGNFPFLPLNLTQKETITDLIADYDLVVHSAGPFHDRDGRVLKSCIEAGVNYVDVSDHRSFHFQVTPYHEQAQASGITAILHTGVFPGISNLMAKQGVESLDRAQSLFLYYLVGGSGGAGLTVMRTTFLGLKSPFSAWIDGKWQQVSPYSDRETVTFPNYGKGGVYWFDVAETYTLADTFPVETVVTKFGSIPDFYNHLTWLTAHQFPKSMLENPISLEFLSKVSFAMARLTDTWSGVGIAVCVEVKGEKDGKAENLSLQLYHDHTAIAAGRGAGSIAQLLLNQEIDQPGVWSVEQAVPISLFQKTMEQRGITINLQQRG, encoded by the coding sequence TTGAGCCAAAATGTTTTAGTCATTGGAGGAACTGGCAATATTGGTCAATGTATTGCGAAGGATATTGTTCAGTGTACTGATGCTAAAGTGACAGTAACTGGGCGTAACTCTTCTTATAAGGGAAATTTTCCATTTTTACCGTTAAATTTGACACAAAAAGAGACAATCACAGACTTGATTGCCGATTATGATCTGGTGGTTCATAGCGCTGGACCATTTCATGATCGCGATGGCAGAGTTCTAAAAAGCTGCATCGAGGCAGGGGTAAATTATGTTGATGTTAGTGATCATCGCTCCTTTCATTTTCAAGTCACTCCCTATCATGAACAAGCTCAAGCCTCAGGAATCACGGCAATTTTGCATACAGGCGTATTTCCGGGCATTTCTAACCTCATGGCTAAACAAGGAGTAGAAAGCCTCGATCGCGCTCAATCTCTCTTTCTCTATTATCTGGTTGGTGGCTCTGGGGGGGCAGGATTAACTGTGATGCGTACCACATTTTTGGGCTTAAAATCTCCCTTTTCCGCTTGGATTGACGGAAAATGGCAACAAGTTAGTCCTTACAGCGATCGAGAAACCGTTACCTTTCCTAATTATGGCAAGGGAGGCGTGTATTGGTTTGATGTGGCTGAAACTTATACTCTTGCTGATACGTTTCCTGTAGAAACCGTAGTGACAAAATTTGGATCAATTCCGGATTTTTATAACCATTTAACTTGGTTAACTGCTCATCAGTTTCCAAAATCGATGTTAGAGAATCCGATTTCTCTAGAATTTTTGTCCAAAGTAAGCTTTGCTATGGCGCGATTGACAGATACTTGGAGTGGAGTGGGAATTGCGGTTTGCGTCGAAGTAAAAGGGGAAAAAGACGGAAAAGCAGAAAATCTCAGCTTACAACTTTATCATGATCACACCGCGATCGCGGCTGGAAGAGGAGCCGGAAGTATTGCCCAATTATTACTGAATCAAGAAATTGATCAACCTGGGGTTTGGTCAGTAGAACAAGCTGTGCCTATTTCCTTATTCCAAAAAACTATGGAACAACGAGGCATAACAATAAATCTCCAACAAAGAGGATGA
- a CDS encoding cation diffusion facilitator family transporter, whose translation MFNSCPYCQSPHTIPKTSNYIFMLGALLNIGFVVVEVFFGLTSHSLALLADAGHNASDVLGLLLAWGAQWLSQRPATEKYTYGFRRASILAALANAVVLLLVMGGITIEAIERLIHPSLIAVETTIAVAAVGIIINGGTAALFARGNQNDLNVRGVFWHVTADALISLKVVLVGLLITQTNWMWLDPFVSLVIALIIIYNTVKLLKQSLDFALDAVPPSIEIEQVKTFLQDISGVTEVNDLHIWPLSTTETALSVRLTLPEGHPGDDFLRETSQKLKEEFAIDRATIQIEIEETPTIYSLANSRTCYVSRNMKWNCVCYK comes from the coding sequence ATGTTCAATTCGTGCCCTTATTGCCAATCTCCTCACACCATTCCCAAAACCTCCAACTATATCTTTATGCTTGGGGCGTTACTCAATATTGGGTTTGTCGTCGTAGAGGTATTTTTTGGTTTAACCAGTCACTCTCTTGCTTTACTCGCTGATGCGGGTCATAATGCCAGTGATGTGTTAGGGCTACTCTTAGCTTGGGGGGCACAGTGGCTAAGTCAACGCCCAGCCACTGAAAAATATACCTATGGCTTTCGTCGTGCTTCCATCCTTGCTGCCTTAGCCAATGCAGTGGTGCTTTTGCTAGTCATGGGAGGAATTACCATTGAAGCCATCGAACGACTCATTCATCCCAGTTTAATTGCGGTAGAAACGACCATTGCTGTAGCAGCAGTAGGAATTATCATTAACGGGGGAACCGCAGCCTTATTTGCTAGGGGAAATCAAAATGATTTGAATGTGCGTGGCGTTTTTTGGCACGTCACCGCAGATGCTTTAATTTCCTTAAAAGTGGTTTTAGTGGGGTTATTAATCACTCAAACTAATTGGATGTGGCTAGATCCGTTCGTTAGTTTAGTGATTGCCCTCATTATTATTTATAATACGGTTAAACTCTTGAAACAGTCTTTAGACTTTGCCTTAGATGCTGTTCCCCCCTCCATTGAAATTGAACAAGTTAAAACCTTTTTACAGGATATTTCTGGAGTAACTGAGGTGAATGATTTACACATTTGGCCCCTCAGTACTACTGAAACTGCTTTAAGTGTTCGCTTAACCCTTCCTGAAGGTCATCCGGGGGATGATTTTTTACGAGAAACCAGTCAGAAGTTGAAAGAAGAATTTGCCATTGATCGCGCTACGATTCAAATTGAAATTGAAGAGACTCCCACTATTTATTCTCTTGCCAATTCTCGCACCTGTTATGTGAGTCGTAATATGAAATGGAACTGTGTATGCTACAAATAG
- a CDS encoding transposase: MGLITLHDTKITGKGIQPTGKKQWKFDYLWLYGLVEPRTGENFFREFSHLDGLCFEQYLSWFAQEYPDDLHLIQVDNSRCHTWLELQLPDNVILIFQPPYSPEVNPIERLWQEIKKPLKWEFFPDLDDLRKRLSKILSKLSSQVITQITGWDFILNALSVANI, translated from the coding sequence ATCGGGTTAATCACACTTCACGATACAAAAATTACAGGTAAAGGAATTCAACCGACAGGAAAAAAACAGTGGAAGTTTGATTATTTATGGTTGTACGGTTTAGTGGAACCGAGAACGGGAGAGAATTTTTTCAGAGAATTTTCTCATCTTGATGGTCTTTGCTTTGAGCAGTATTTAAGCTGGTTTGCTCAAGAATATCCTGACGATTTACACTTAATACAAGTTGATAACAGTCGTTGCCATACTTGGTTAGAGTTACAACTTCCTGATAATGTCATTTTAATTTTCCAACCACCTTATTCCCCAGAAGTTAATCCCATTGAACGATTATGGCAAGAAATTAAGAAACCTTTGAAATGGGAATTCTTTCCCGATTTAGATGATTTAAGAAAGCGACTTTCCAAAATCTTATCAAAATTAAGTTCTCAAGTGATTACTCAGATCACTGGATGGGACTTTATTCTCAATGCTTTATCTGTAGCAAACATTTAG
- a CDS encoding DASH family cryptochrome → MSQQTILIWYRNDLRLHDHEPLYWANQSKNTIIPFYCFDEREFDKTAFGFPKTGGFRAQFILESVANLRENLQSKGNNLLIRVGKPEQIIPQLVPQLNITDIFFHREVTAEETNTEKALAKNLASLGVKLTSFWGGTLHHLEDLPMEINNLPDVFTQYRKAVEKQANIRTTFPSPETFPPFPSEITLGELPRLESLGVEPVSPDERGVLQFSGGESKGIKRVKNYIWEEDCLQVYKQTRNGMLGANYSSKFSPWLARGCLSPRYIYQEVKTYEKARVKNDSTYWLIFELMWRDYFRFICLKFGNAVFHQGGLQKITFSWTQDWKQFKLWQEGQTGYPLVDANMREIANTGFMSNRGRQNVASFLTKNLGIDWRMGAEWFESLLIDYDVCSNWGNWNYTAGVGNDAREFRYFNIPKQSKVYDSKGNYLKTWLPELKNLPGELIHEPWKLSQGQQQDYGLTLGIDYPKPMVDFMKSIQKTKSRINATP, encoded by the coding sequence ATGAGTCAACAAACAATTCTCATTTGGTATCGTAATGACCTAAGACTTCATGATCACGAACCCCTATATTGGGCGAATCAAAGCAAAAACACCATCATTCCCTTTTATTGTTTTGATGAGAGAGAGTTTGACAAAACCGCTTTTGGATTTCCAAAGACTGGAGGTTTTCGTGCCCAATTTATCTTAGAAAGTGTTGCGAATCTACGAGAAAATCTACAAAGTAAAGGCAATAACCTGCTCATTCGAGTGGGAAAACCAGAACAAATTATTCCTCAATTAGTTCCACAGCTAAACATTACCGATATTTTCTTTCATCGGGAAGTGACTGCCGAGGAAACGAATACTGAGAAAGCATTAGCGAAAAACCTTGCCTCTTTAGGAGTCAAACTCACTTCATTTTGGGGAGGAACACTGCATCATCTTGAAGATTTACCAATGGAGATCAATAACCTTCCTGATGTCTTTACCCAATATCGCAAAGCAGTCGAAAAACAAGCAAATATTCGCACGACTTTTCCTTCTCCTGAAACTTTTCCCCCTTTTCCCAGTGAGATTACACTTGGTGAGCTTCCTCGCTTAGAGAGTTTAGGAGTAGAACCTGTTTCTCCTGATGAAAGGGGAGTGCTTCAATTTAGCGGTGGAGAAAGTAAGGGAATTAAACGAGTTAAAAACTATATTTGGGAAGAAGATTGTCTTCAGGTTTATAAGCAAACCCGTAATGGAATGTTAGGGGCTAATTACTCCTCTAAGTTTTCTCCCTGGTTAGCTAGAGGCTGTTTATCTCCTCGCTATATTTACCAAGAAGTGAAAACCTACGAAAAAGCCAGAGTGAAAAATGATTCTACCTATTGGTTAATTTTTGAATTAATGTGGCGGGATTATTTTCGCTTTATCTGTCTCAAATTTGGTAATGCAGTATTTCACCAAGGGGGCTTACAGAAAATAACTTTCTCATGGACACAAGATTGGAAACAGTTTAAACTCTGGCAGGAAGGACAAACAGGTTATCCCTTAGTTGATGCTAATATGCGTGAAATTGCTAATACGGGATTTATGTCAAATCGGGGTCGCCAAAATGTAGCAAGTTTCCTAACTAAAAATTTAGGAATTGATTGGCGGATGGGCGCAGAATGGTTTGAATCTTTACTCATTGACTATGATGTTTGTAGCAACTGGGGAAATTGGAATTATACGGCTGGTGTCGGAAATGATGCTAGAGAATTTCGTTATTTCAATATTCCTAAACAGTCTAAAGTTTATGATTCAAAAGGCAACTATTTAAAGACTTGGTTACCAGAATTAAAGAATCTTCCTGGAGAACTAATTCATGAACCTTGGAAATTATCTCAAGGACAACAACAAGATTACGGGTTAACTTTGGGAATTGATTATCCTAAGCCTATGGTTGATTTCATGAAATCGATTCAGAAAACTAAGTCTCGCATCAATGCGACTCCCTAA